The stretch of DNA GATCCGGCGCACGGCGCTCACGGAATAGAGCGCGTGGGCGACCGCCTGCCGGACCGGTTGCGGGGGATGCATCATCCACCAGAGGAGCGCTCCCATCGAGACCGCGAAGACCGTCGCGATCACGAGGCCGAGGGGATGGACGGCGAGACCGGACGTCATGAGCGCGCCTTTCTCCAGGCGGCGAACCGGAAGACGCCGTACCCGACGAAGGCGCCCGCCATGAGGAGGAGCGGGACGGACCCGAGCGTCGTGCCGCGCCAGGCGAGCACCCCCCCGAGCGCCGCGATCACGGCGGCGTTGCCGAGATGGAGCCGTTCGCGCCACGCGGCGCCCGCCCTCAAGGCTCCTCCCGTTCCGCCGCCCGCGCCCGCGCCCGATCGCGGGCGCCGAGCGCCGCTTCGTACTTCTCGAGCATCTCGAATTCCTCGGCGGATTTCAGGATCGCTTTCTGGTCCGTTTCCCAGTTTCGCGGGATGGAGCCGAAGACGGGATACCCGTTCTTCTTCCGGAACCACGCGTAATACACGAAACAGAGCGCCACCCACGAAGGGCCGGCGATGCGGCCGATCCTGTGGGTGAGCACGACCTCCACGAAAACGAAGAGGACCGAGGCCGCGCCGAAGAAACCGAGGATCGGGACGTCGATCGTCTGTCCGGATTTCGATTTGACCTTGAGGTTCAGCGGGATCTTGTACGGCCGGGGACTGTACGGGTCCGAAAACCGCAGCCGGATGGCCGCGATGAAGACGACGAAGTACCCGAGGGTCGCGCCGAAGGCGTACATGTTGGCGAGGACGTCGAGCGCCTCGTCCCTGCCGAAGAGGAAGGCGAGGAGCGTCTGGAGGGCGCCGATCGCCGAAAACACGAGGATCGCCCGGACGGGCGTGCGGAACCGGGCGTGCACCTTGTCGAACCACGGGGAGAGGATCTTCAGCTCCGACATCGAGTAGGAGAGGCGCGAGGCCGACATGATGCCGGAATTGGCGGAGATCGAAAGGATCGTCGCGCCCAGGAGCGCCGCGAAGGGCCCCGCCGCCACGCCGATGAAGGGGATCCGGTGAGCGAGAGTCGCGACGGGATCGGACTTGGCGTCGCGGAAGACCTCCCACGGAAGCAGTCCGTTGGCGAGCGTCGAGAACGCGAGCGCGAAGATGAAGACGGTGAAGATGAGCGTGATCGACGTCCGCGGGACGATCGTCGCCGGTCGCCGCGTTTCCTGCGCGGCCTGGGAGATGGACTCGAGCCCGACGAACGAGATGATGGCGAGCGAGGAGCCGTACATGAACTGCTTCATCGACGGGAACGCGTGGGTCCACTGGTGCGCGAGGAGCTCCGGCTTCCACGCGAGGACGAACCCGAGGATGATGATGGACGATTCCGTGAGGATGTCGATTCCTCCGATGATTTCGTTGAAGAGCGACGATTCCTTCATCCCCTTGATGTTCAGGAGGGTCAGCATCACGATGATGAAGAGCGACTCGCCGAGCCAGACCGGGTTGAAGTCGCGGAGCGGTCCCCAGGTCACCGAGACCTTCCCGAGCGACGGCACGAAGAAGTTCACGTACCCGGCCGCCATGACCGAGAAGAGCGCGATGTCGATCGTGTAGTCCAGGAGGAGCGCCGACCCGGAGAGGAAACCGGTGAAATCGCCGAGTCCGCGCAAGGCGTAGTAGTGTCCCCCGCCCGCGACCGGGTACGTCGCGGCCATCTCCGTGTACGCGAAGCCGATCATGATGTAGACGATCCCGGCGACGAGGAACGCGAGGGGCGCGGCGCCCATCGTGTACGCGATGACGAGCCCGAGCGCCGCGTAGATGTCGGCGCCGACGTCCGCGTAGCCCCACATGAAGGAGCCCCACACCGAGACGTCGCGGCGCAGCTCCGCGCGCTCGGCGGGCGCGGGATCGGGATTCATGCTCCCGAAGTGTATGCCCGGCGCGGAACGGAGAGGGCAACGGCGCAAACGGCGCATCCGCTATACTGCCCCCCCACGTGCCCCGCCGTAACGACATCGAATCGATCCTGGTGATTGGAAGCGGACCGATCGTCATCGGTCAGGCGTGCGAATTCGACTATTCGGGGACCCAGGCCGTGAAGGCGTTGAAGCGGGAAGGGTACCGCGTCGCGCTCGTCAACTCGAACCCCGCGACGATCATGACCGACCCGGAACTCGCCGACGCGACCTACATCGAGCCGCTGACGCCGTCGACCGTCGCGCGCATCGTGGAGCGGGAAAAGCCGGACGCGATCCTCCCGACCGTCGGCGGCCAGACGGCGATCAATCTCGCCCTGGCGCTCTCCGATTCGGGACTGCTCGAGAAGCTCGGCGTCGAGCTGATCGGAGCGAACGAGAGCGCGATGCGGCTCGCCGAGGACCGCGACCTGTTCAAGAAGGCCATGCTCGAGATCGGCGCGGACGTGGCGCGCTCCGACACGGCCCGGAGCCTCGGGGACGCGGAGCGCATCGCGGGAATGCTCGGTTTTCCGCTCGTCATCCGGCCCTCCTTCACGCTCGGCGGGTCGGGGGGAGGGATCGCGGCCGATCCCGACACCTTCCGGAAGCTGGTCCGTCACGGCCTCTCGGAATCGCCGTCCCACGAGGTCCTGATCGAGGAGTCGCTCCTCGGCTGGAAGGAATTCGAGCTGGAGGTCATGCGCGACCTCGAGGACAACGTGATCATCGTCTGCTCGATCGAGAACTTCGACCCGATGGGAGTCCACACGGGCGACTCGATCACCGTGGCGCCCCAGATGACGCTCTCCGACCGCGAATACCAGGCGATGCGCGACGAGGCGAAGGCGGTGATCCGCCGGGTCGGCGTCGAGACCGGCGGATCGAACATCCAGTTCGCGGTCCACCCGCAGACGGGGCGGCGCGTGATCATCGAAATGAATCCGCGCGTCTCCCGCTCGTCGGCGCTCGCCTCCAAGGCGACGGGTTTCCCGATCGCGAAGATGGCCGCCCTCCTCTCGGTCGGTTACACGCTCGCGGAGATCCCGAACGACATCACGAAGAAGACGCCGGCCTGCTTCGAGCCGTCGCTCGACTACGTCGTCGTGAAGATCCCGCGCTGGACGTTCGAGAAGTTCCCGAAGGCCGACTCGCGCCTGACGATCCAGATGAAGTCGGTCGGCGAGGCCATGGCGATCGGCCGGACGTTCCCGGAGGCGCTCGGCAAGGCGATCCGTTCGCTCGAGATCGACCGGTACGGCCTCGACGACGGCGGCCCGGACCTTCCGCGGGACGAGGTCGCGGCGCGCCTCGCGACGCCGACGCCGGAGCGGCTCTTCCACGTGCGGCGGGGCTTCCGCGCGGGAATGGAGATCCCCGAGCTGCACGCGATCACCGGCATCGACCCGTGGTTCCTGGCGCAGATCCGCGAGACGCTCGATCTCGAGGGGCCGCTCGCCGATCCCGCCCGCGCGGACGATCCCGACATCCTGCGGATGGCCAAGGGGAGCGGCTACTCCGACCGCGCGATCGCCCGGCTCCGCGGCGTTTCGGAGGAGGAGGTGCGCCGGTTCCGTCTCGCCTCGGGGATCCGGCCCGTCTACAAGCGGATCGACACCTGCGCGGCGGAATTCGACGCGGAAACGCCCTACTTCTACTCGACGTACGAGGCGGAGAACGAATCGATCCGGACGGACAAGCGGAAGATCGCGATCCTCGGCGGCGGCCCGAACCGGATCGGACAGGGGATCGAGTTCGACTACTGCTGCGTTCACGCGTCCTACGCGCTCCGCGAGGCCGGGTACGAGACCGTGATGATCAACTGCAATCCGGAGACCGTCTCGACCGACTACGACACCTCCGATCGCCTCTACTTCGAGCCGCTCACGTTCGAGGACGTGGCCGAGATCCTCGACAACGAGAAGCCGGAAGGCGTGCTCGTGCAGTTCGGGGGGCAGACGCCCCTGAAGCTCGCCCGCCGGCTGGAGGCCGCGGGCTTTCCGATCGCGGGGACGAGTCCCGACTCGATCGACCTCGCGGAAGACCGCGTCCGGTTCGGCGCCCTGCTCGGCGAGCTCGGGCTCGCCGCTCCCGCACACGCCGAGGCGCTGTCGAAGGAGGAGGCGATCGCCGCCGCGCGCCGCCTCGGCTACCCGCTGATCGTGCGCCCCTCCTACGTCCTCGGCGGCCGCGCGATGGCGGTGGTCTTCGACGACGACTCGCTCGCCGTCTTCATGGAACGCGCGCGCGAGGTCTCGCCCGAGCACCCGGTCTTCCTCGACCGGTTCCTGGAGGATGCCGTCGAGCTCGACGTCGACTGTCTCTCCGACGGCCGGGACGTGTGGATCGGCGGCGTGCAGCAGCACATCGAGGAGGCGGGAATCCATTCGGGCGATTCGTATTCCGTCCTCCCGCCGTGGAAGATCTCGCCCTCCGAGCTCGCCGAGATCAAGGACGCGACCCGGCGGCTCGCGCGGGCCCTCGGCGTCAAGGGGCTCATGAACACGCAGTTCGCGATCCAGAATCGCGTGCTGCACGTCCTGGAGGTGAACCCCCGCGCCTCAAGGACGGTGCCGTTCGTGTCGAAGGCGATCGGCGTGCCGATGGCCAAGCACGCGGCGCGGCTGGCGGTCGGGATGCCGCTCGCGTCGCTCGGCCTCCCCGACGAGCGCGAGCCTCTCGATTTCTTCATCAAGGGGCCGGTCTTCCCCTTCAAGAAGTTCCCCGGAGAGGACACGCTCCTCGGCCCGGAGATGAAATCGACGGGAGAGGTGATGGGAGTCTCTCCGCGCTTCGGCCACGCGTTCGCCAAGGCCTGTGAGGGAGCGGGACTCCTGTTCCCGACGGCCGGCACGGTCTTCCTGACGGTCAACCCGTACGACAAGGAAGCGATCGTCCCGGTCGCCCGCGAGCTCGCCGCGATGGGCTTCGGCCTGTACGCGACGGAAGGGACGGCGGCGCGGCTCGCCGCGGCGGGACTCTCCGCGACGACGATCTTCAAGGTCAACGAGGGAACGCCCAACGCGGTCGACCGGATGGAGGCGGGCGAGATCCAGATGGTGATCAACACGCCGCTCGGGAAGCTCTCGCACTACGACGAGGCCGCGATCCGGTCGGCCGCGCTCCGGCTGAACATTCCGTGCCTCACCACGATGTCCGCCGCCGCCGCCGCCGTGGAGGCGATCCGTGCGCTCCTCGAGCGCGCCGTCGAAGTCTCCGCGCTCCAGGACTTCCACGCGGAGTGAGCGTGCGGACGCTCGGCCGGGCGCTCGGCGCTCTCCTCGCGGCCGCTGTTCTCTTTTCCGGATTTCCGGCCGGCACCCGCCTCCCCGCGTTCGCCCTCGGCGCGGCGGCGGCCGCTTTCGCCGCGGGATTCGCCGCGCCGGGGATCGGCCTCGCCGCCGTCGCGTTCGGGTGCGTCGTGTCGGGATCGGCGGCGTCCGGCGACGGAAGATACGGTCCGCTGCCGTGGCCCGCGCTCGCCGCGCTCTCGTTCGCCGCCGGTTCGGCGTTCCGAAGCGCGATCCGGGGCGCGGACGAGGGCGCGCCGCCGCCGCTCGACCGCTCGCTCGCGCGGCTCGGCGTCTTCTGGGCGGCGTGCGCGGCGGTCGCGGCGCTTTCCGCGCGGACCTTGTGGGCCGTCCTCCGGGGCCTCGCGGAGCGCGCCGTCAATTCGCGGGGGATCTCCGATTCCACGGCGATCCGCGGCACCGTGCTCTCGCTCGCGGCCGTGTTCGCCGGGATCGCCCTCTACGACGCGGCGCGCCGCGTTTCTGCGTCGGATCGTCGCCGCGCCGTCCGGGCGGCGGCCGCCGGAGCGGCCGTCTCCGCGGCGGTCGCCTGGCTCCAGTCCCGCGGCTTCGTCGGGGCGTCGCGCTCGGCTTACTGGAAGATGATCGGCCGGTTTCCGGGACTCCAGAGCGACCCGAACGCGGCGGGGGTGCTGGCGGCGCTCGCGATCGGTCCCTCGGTCGCCGCGGCCCTGCACGCTCGCCGCAAGGCGCCGTGGATCGCGGCGGCCCTGGCTCTCGCCGCCGGGATCGCCGCTTCCGGGTCGCGGAGCGGGGTCCTGGCGGCGGTGATCTCGGTGGCGGCGGTCCTCGTCGTCGATCGCCGCGCGCCTTCCCGCTGGAGGCGTCCCGCGGTCGCGCTCTTCGCGGCCGCGGTGACGGCCGCGCTGCTGCTCGCCTCGCGCGGACACGGCGGAGCCCTCGAGCGGGTCCTTTCGGTGTTCGATCGCGGCACTCCGTTCGAATACCGGACCTCGTCTCGGAGCCTGTTCTGGCGCTGCGCCTGGGACGCTTTCCGCAGTGCGCCGCTCGGAGGGATCGGATGGAACGCGTTCTCGTGGAAGCTGCCGGATCTCGCCGCGGCCCGGGGAACGGCTCTCCCCGTCATGGACAACCCGGGCAATTTCTATCTCCAGTTGCTCTGCGAGACGGGCCTGGCCGGCGCGCTCCTCTTCGCGCTCTTCGTCGGCCGCGCGGCGCGATCGGCATCCGAGGCCTTCGGCGGCGATTTTCCGGAAAGGGGAGCCGCGGCCGCCCTCGCGGGGCTCGTCCCGGCTCTCGCGGTCGGCTCGCATCTGTTCGCCGCCGAGGTATCGATCGCCGCCTTCCTGATGCTGGCTCTCGTGGCGGACGGCCGGGGAGAGCGCGCGCCCGCGCGACGAACGCCCGCCGCGCCGCCCCGTCTCGCGGCCGCCGCGGCGATCGCCGTCGCCGTCGTCGGATGGATCGCTCTCCTGGCTCCCACGGCGAGGGAGGACGAAGCCTTCCGCCGCTCTCCTTACATCGGACTGTACCCGCCGGAGGGAGCCGGCGGCGCCGTCTTCCGCTGGATGCGGCCCCGGGCCGCGCTCCGCCTCGCGCCGGGACAGAAGAAGACCCTCGCCTTCTCCTTCCCGGATCCCGCCGCTCGCCCGCGGAATCTGACGATCGCGCTCGCGGATCGGCCGCTCCTGTCGAGAGCCGTGTCGTCGCCGCCCGTCTTCCTCTCGTTTCTCTCCGCGCGGGATCGGCCCACCGTCTTTCGCCTCGCCGCGGCTCCGTCGACCCGCCCTTCCGATTCCGGCGGGGCCGACTCGCGGCTCCTGTCCCTCCAGGTCGCGGGGGCGTGGCCGTGAAGGTTCAGTGGCATCCCGCGACCGGGAAGCGCACCGTGTACTCGGTCGATCTCGAAGCGTGGGGCGGCATCGTGCTCTTCTTCGCGGCGTCCGCGTGCGCTCTTCTCTGGCTCGCGCTCCCTCCGGTGCTCGGAGCCGTGCTGGCGCGCTGGCGACGGGCTTTCGCGGAAGCCGACGCGAGCGCGTTGAATGCCCGCCGCCGGGAGGCGCTCGATCTCGCGACGTCGGCGCTCCGCCAGGCGAGCGAGCGCCTCGACACGGATCGCGCGCTCGTCGGCCGGATCGCCTACCTGTATGGCCTGCGGTCGGTCGCGCGCCGCGTGGCCGGCGCGGCCGGAACGGCCGCGGCGGAACCGGCGAGCGCCCTGGAGACTTCGGAGCGGCGCGTCGCCGTCCTGGCCCAGGCGGTTTCCGCGATCGAAACGGAGGAGGGAAAGGATGCGGCGCTCGCCCCGTTCACTCCTTCGACCGCGCCCTTTCCCGAAACGGCATGGGTCGCGACCGGCGACTTCGGCTGGCGCGTCTCGCGGATCACGAATCGGACCGAATTCGCCGCCGGCCTCGATCTCGCCGCTCCACGGGGACGGCCCGTTTTCGCCTCGGCGGACGGCACCGTCCGGTGGACCGGTCCGGTGACCTTCCGCGGCGCGCCGGAATATTTCCGGTTCGGAAAGATCGTCGCGATCCGGCATGGCGGGCGAGCGGTGACGGTCTACGGCAATCTCGAGTCCGTATCGGTACGCCGGGGACAGGCGCTGCGCCGAGGGGACCGGATCGGCACCGTGGGCGTGAGCCCGTGGTTCGGCGCGCCCCGGCTTCGATACGAGGTCTGGCGGACGTTCGAGGGGGAGCCCTATCCGATCGACCCGCGGCTCGCGATCCTGACCGACCGCTCGCCGGAGGTGCTCGACGCTCTCCGGAAAGCCCTCGCTTCGCCGGTGCGGCCGCCGTTTCCCCTTCCCGCGGACTTCCGCTGACGGGGGCCGTCTCAGGCGGCCGAGCGCAGGATCTCGAGAACCCGGGCGATTTCGTCCACGTCGTTTCCGACGTGCGGCGCGAACCGGACCGCGCCTTCGCGAGGGGACGTGATGACCCCCCGCTCCTCCAGCTTCTCGACCGCCCTGCGCGCGTCCCCGTCCGGGGGCACCGCGGAGAGAATGGCGGAACGCGAGCCGTCCGGCGTGCGGATCGTCCACCCGAGGTCTCCGAGGCCTTTCCGAAGCGCGCCGACGATCCCCCCGATCCGGCGCTCCGCCTCCTCCATGCCGACGGCAGCGAGGAGATCGATCGCTTCGGAAAGCGCGTACACGGAACCGGTCGGGAGCGAACCCGCCTCGAACCGCCGGCCCGAGGAGAAGGGGCGGAGGTCGTAGGCGAGCTGCGATTCGCGCCACGGGACGTTCCACCACCCGACCCACGGCGGCCGGATCGCCGACTTCGCCTTTTCGGAGAACGCGAAGACCGCGAGACCTTCCGGACCGTAGAGGAATTTGTGTCCGTCCGCCGCGAGCACGTCGACGCCGAGACGTTCCGTGTCGATCGGCATCGTCCCCAGCCCCTGGATCGCATCGACCACGAAGAGCGCGTCGCGATCGCGGCAGAGGGACGAGAGCTCCCCGAGGGGGAAGTCGAAGCCGGAATGGAACGCGACCCAGGAGACCGCCACGACGCGCGTCCGCGCGTCGACGAGCGGCTCGAAGTCGGCGGAGGTCAGCCGGCCGTCGCGACTGCGGGCGGCGCGGTACTCGACGCCGCGCGGCGCGAGATTCATCCAGGGGTAGACGTTGGCGGGGAACTCGAGATCGTCCCCCACGACGTTGTCGCCGGGACGCCAGTCGAGGCCCTGCGCGACGAGATTCAGCGCGTGCGACGTCGACGGGAGAAGCGAGATTCGCCCGGCGTCGCCGCCGACGAAAGCGGCGGCTTTCTCGCGGAGCTCGTCGTAGCGTCGGTACCACTTCTTCCAGTGGAGCGCGCCGAAGTTCGACTGGTCGTCCGCGTGGGCGCGCAGCGCGGCCGCGACGCGGGCGGGGAGCGGCGCGACCGCGGCGTGATTGAGATAGACGAGGTTCTTGCGGACCGGGAACTGGCGGTCGAGGTTCTCGTTGGAGAAGTCGAACATGCGGGGAGTATGGCACGCGGCGTCTGCGCGGCTTGATCCGGTTGCCGGGGAAGGCCGGCTCATCTAAGATCCCCCCAATTTCCACCCGGGGAAAATGAAGGAGGGCATCTTGGAGAAACATCGCGTTCTCGCTCTGGTCGCACTCGTGATCGGATTCGTCGCAATCGACACGGCCGCGCTTGCCGCCGAGCCACCCGGGTGGCTGCAGTGGGGGAGCGACGCGCAGCACACCGGGTTCTTCCCGGTCGCGGCCCAGCCTCCGGAGGCGATCCTTTCCGACACCGTCGTCGACCCGAACGCCCAGGCGAGCTACGAAGAGGTCGGAGGCGACCTCCTCGTGCACTACCAGGTTCCGCTCACCCAGGGAAACAGCGTTTACATGACCTTCAAGGGACCCGACTGGACGAGCTTCTGGACGTGGCAGACGCAGAGCTGGGGCATGAAGCGAATGGACTGGAAGAAAGGACAGCTGACGACCAAGTGGTCGAGGTCGTCGGACTGGAAGCCCGTTCCGAACGGTCAATGGAAATGGGTCGGCTACTGGCTCTTCGAGGGGCCGCAGTGGGAGCCGGTCTTCCACGGCGCCGTCGCGGGAACGTGGGTGTACATGCCGGGCGCGGGAGGCTCGATCTACAAGCTCCGCAAGGACACGGGGGCCGTCGTCTCCCGGATCAAGCCGTTCGGAGCCACGATCAATCCGAACGTCTACGCGAACAGCCCGGTAACGGTCTGGAACGGGAACGTCTATTACAATGTCATCCAGCTCGACCCCGACAACCCATGGACCTCGGACGTCGTCGGCTCCTGGCTCGTCCGCATCGCCCCGAACGGGACGGTCACGAAGGTCTCCTATGCCTCGCTGACCCCGGGGGCACCGGGGGCGACGGATCCGTGCACGGTCCAGTTCGGCAACGCCTCGGACGCGAGCTCTCTGCCGTGGCCGCCGTCGCCGACAGCCATCGCCGGGACGACTCCCTGCGGAACGCAGCGCGTCGGGACGAACATCGCGCCGGCGGTGGCCCCGGACGGGACCGTCTACACGGCGAGCCGCGCGCATTTCGTCGACCGGTATTCCTATCTGATCGCGGTCCACGCGGACCTCACGCCGAAATGGGCGGCGTCGCTCCGCGGACGGCTGAACGACGGATGCAACGTGACCCTGCCGCCGAACGGATCGCCCGGCGGATGCACCGACGGCGCGACGACGGGGGTGGACCCCGCGACGAACGAGCTCCCCGCGGGCCGGATCTACGACGATTCGACCGCGTCGCCGACGGTGGCGCCCGACGGTAGCGTGCTCTTCGGCGTCTTGACGCGGTACAACTTTGACCAGGGACACCTGATGCGGTTCAGCAGCGCGGGAGACTTCCTCGGCGCGTACGGGTTCGGATGGGACATGACCGCCGGGATCTTCCCTCACGACCTGACCTACTCGATCATCTTCAAGGAGAACCATTACGGCGACGTCGGCTCCTATTGCAACGTGGAATCGATCTGTCCGTCGGACCGGACCGCGACCTACCCGTCCAATCCGGAGGCCTACTTCGTGACGCAGCTTTCTCCCTCCCTCGTGCCGGAGTGGCAGTGGCAGAACACGAACACGGAGAGCTGCGTGCGGAACCCGGACGCGTCGATCACCTGCACCTCGGATCACCCGAACGGTTTCGAGTTCTGTGTCAACGCCGTCGCCATCGACGCCAACGGCGTCGTCTATGCCGACAGCGAGGACGGGAACGTCTACGCGGTGGCGCAGGGCGGGACGCTCGCCCACAATCTGTTCCTCAATCTCTCGCTCGGCGCGGCCTACACACCGGTTTCGATCGGATCCGACGGCAAGGTGTATTCGCAGAACTTCGGCCACATGCTGGTCACCGGTCTCGCGCCCTGAACAGTGCCGCTTCCGCGGGCGGCGACCAGGCGTCGTCCGCGGGAGCCCGGGGACCGATCAGCGCAGGCCGGTCACGACGTAGAGATTGTTGAGACAGCGGCCG from Thermoanaerobaculia bacterium encodes:
- a CDS encoding aminotransferase class V-fold PLP-dependent enzyme, with the protein product MFDFSNENLDRQFPVRKNLVYLNHAAVAPLPARVAAALRAHADDQSNFGALHWKKWYRRYDELREKAAAFVGGDAGRISLLPSTSHALNLVAQGLDWRPGDNVVGDDLEFPANVYPWMNLAPRGVEYRAARSRDGRLTSADFEPLVDARTRVVAVSWVAFHSGFDFPLGELSSLCRDRDALFVVDAIQGLGTMPIDTERLGVDVLAADGHKFLYGPEGLAVFAFSEKAKSAIRPPWVGWWNVPWRESQLAYDLRPFSSGRRFEAGSLPTGSVYALSEAIDLLAAVGMEEAERRIGGIVGALRKGLGDLGWTIRTPDGSRSAILSAVPPDGDARRAVEKLEERGVITSPREGAVRFAPHVGNDVDEIARVLEILRSAA
- the carB gene encoding carbamoyl-phosphate synthase large subunit gives rise to the protein MPRRNDIESILVIGSGPIVIGQACEFDYSGTQAVKALKREGYRVALVNSNPATIMTDPELADATYIEPLTPSTVARIVEREKPDAILPTVGGQTAINLALALSDSGLLEKLGVELIGANESAMRLAEDRDLFKKAMLEIGADVARSDTARSLGDAERIAGMLGFPLVIRPSFTLGGSGGGIAADPDTFRKLVRHGLSESPSHEVLIEESLLGWKEFELEVMRDLEDNVIIVCSIENFDPMGVHTGDSITVAPQMTLSDREYQAMRDEAKAVIRRVGVETGGSNIQFAVHPQTGRRVIIEMNPRVSRSSALASKATGFPIAKMAALLSVGYTLAEIPNDITKKTPACFEPSLDYVVVKIPRWTFEKFPKADSRLTIQMKSVGEAMAIGRTFPEALGKAIRSLEIDRYGLDDGGPDLPRDEVAARLATPTPERLFHVRRGFRAGMEIPELHAITGIDPWFLAQIRETLDLEGPLADPARADDPDILRMAKGSGYSDRAIARLRGVSEEEVRRFRLASGIRPVYKRIDTCAAEFDAETPYFYSTYEAENESIRTDKRKIAILGGGPNRIGQGIEFDYCCVHASYALREAGYETVMINCNPETVSTDYDTSDRLYFEPLTFEDVAEILDNEKPEGVLVQFGGQTPLKLARRLEAAGFPIAGTSPDSIDLAEDRVRFGALLGELGLAAPAHAEALSKEEAIAAARRLGYPLIVRPSYVLGGRAMAVVFDDDSLAVFMERAREVSPEHPVFLDRFLEDAVELDVDCLSDGRDVWIGGVQQHIEEAGIHSGDSYSVLPPWKISPSELAEIKDATRRLARALGVKGLMNTQFAIQNRVLHVLEVNPRASRTVPFVSKAIGVPMAKHAARLAVGMPLASLGLPDEREPLDFFIKGPVFPFKKFPGEDTLLGPEMKSTGEVMGVSPRFGHAFAKACEGAGLLFPTAGTVFLTVNPYDKEAIVPVARELAAMGFGLYATEGTAARLAAAGLSATTIFKVNEGTPNAVDRMEAGEIQMVINTPLGKLSHYDEAAIRSAALRLNIPCLTTMSAAAAAVEAIRALLERAVEVSALQDFHAE
- a CDS encoding O-antigen ligase family protein; translation: MSVRTLGRALGALLAAAVLFSGFPAGTRLPAFALGAAAAAFAAGFAAPGIGLAAVAFGCVVSGSAASGDGRYGPLPWPALAALSFAAGSAFRSAIRGADEGAPPPLDRSLARLGVFWAACAAVAALSARTLWAVLRGLAERAVNSRGISDSTAIRGTVLSLAAVFAGIALYDAARRVSASDRRRAVRAAAAGAAVSAAVAWLQSRGFVGASRSAYWKMIGRFPGLQSDPNAAGVLAALAIGPSVAAALHARRKAPWIAAALALAAGIAASGSRSGVLAAVISVAAVLVVDRRAPSRWRRPAVALFAAAVTAALLLASRGHGGALERVLSVFDRGTPFEYRTSSRSLFWRCAWDAFRSAPLGGIGWNAFSWKLPDLAAARGTALPVMDNPGNFYLQLLCETGLAGALLFALFVGRAARSASEAFGGDFPERGAAAALAGLVPALAVGSHLFAAEVSIAAFLMLALVADGRGERAPARRTPAAPPRLAAAAAIAVAVVGWIALLAPTAREDEAFRRSPYIGLYPPEGAGGAVFRWMRPRAALRLAPGQKKTLAFSFPDPAARPRNLTIALADRPLLSRAVSSPPVFLSFLSARDRPTVFRLAAAPSTRPSDSGGADSRLLSLQVAGAWP
- a CDS encoding APC family permease, translated to MNPDPAPAERAELRRDVSVWGSFMWGYADVGADIYAALGLVIAYTMGAAPLAFLVAGIVYIMIGFAYTEMAATYPVAGGGHYYALRGLGDFTGFLSGSALLLDYTIDIALFSVMAAGYVNFFVPSLGKVSVTWGPLRDFNPVWLGESLFIIVMLTLLNIKGMKESSLFNEIIGGIDILTESSIIILGFVLAWKPELLAHQWTHAFPSMKQFMYGSSLAIISFVGLESISQAAQETRRPATIVPRTSITLIFTVFIFALAFSTLANGLLPWEVFRDAKSDPVATLAHRIPFIGVAAGPFAALLGATILSISANSGIMSASRLSYSMSELKILSPWFDKVHARFRTPVRAILVFSAIGALQTLLAFLFGRDEALDVLANMYAFGATLGYFVVFIAAIRLRFSDPYSPRPYKIPLNLKVKSKSGQTIDVPILGFFGAASVLFVFVEVVLTHRIGRIAGPSWVALCFVYYAWFRKKNGYPVFGSIPRNWETDQKAILKSAEEFEMLEKYEAALGARDRARARAAEREEP
- a CDS encoding M23 family metallopeptidase codes for the protein MAVKVQWHPATGKRTVYSVDLEAWGGIVLFFAASACALLWLALPPVLGAVLARWRRAFAEADASALNARRREALDLATSALRQASERLDTDRALVGRIAYLYGLRSVARRVAGAAGTAAAEPASALETSERRVAVLAQAVSAIETEEGKDAALAPFTPSTAPFPETAWVATGDFGWRVSRITNRTEFAAGLDLAAPRGRPVFASADGTVRWTGPVTFRGAPEYFRFGKIVAIRHGGRAVTVYGNLESVSVRRGQALRRGDRIGTVGVSPWFGAPRLRYEVWRTFEGEPYPIDPRLAILTDRSPEVLDALRKALASPVRPPFPLPADFR